Proteins encoded together in one Ipomoea triloba cultivar NCNSP0323 chromosome 4, ASM357664v1 window:
- the LOC116016119 gene encoding protein LIGHT-DEPENDENT SHORT HYPOCOTYLS 6-like, translated as MTDLRYESQKRRDWNTFLQYLRNHKPPLTLARCSGAHVIEFLKYLDQFGKTKVHVIGCPYFGHPNPPAPCACPQKQAWGSLDALIGRLRAAYEENGGRPESNPFGARAVRIYLREVRESQAKARGIPYEKKKRKRPTAAAAAAAAAASSGGAAEIGSVGSGGSGGDTVGKPVTTTTTTEYSSTT; from the exons ATGACCGATCT CCGGTACGAGTCGCAGAAGAGGCGAGACTGGAACACGTTCCTGCAGTATCTGCGGAACCACAAGCCGCCGTTGACGCTGGCGCGGTGCAGCGGCGCGCACGTGATCGAGTTCCTCAAGTACCTGGACCAGTTCGGGAAGACGAAGGTGCACGTGATCGGGTGCCCGTATTTCGGACACCCCAACCCGCCGGCCCCATGCGCCTGCCCGCAGAAGCAAGCGTGGGGCAGCCTCGACGCGCTCATCGGCCGCCTGAGAGCCGCGTACGAGGAGAACGGCGGCCGCCCCGAGTCCAACCCCTTCGGCGCTAGAGCCGTAAGGATTTACTTACGGGAGGTTCGAGAAAGCCAGGCCAAGGCTAGGGGAATACCGTACGAGAAGAAGAAGCGGAAAAGGCCcactgccgccgccgccgctgccgCTGCTGCGGCCAGTAGTGGTGGCGCAGCCGAAATTGGATCCGTCGGTAGTGGCGGCAGCGGTGGCGATACTGTCGGCAAGCCAGTTACTACAACAACAACGACAGAGTATAGTAGTACTACTTAG
- the LOC116016310 gene encoding H/ACA ribonucleoprotein complex subunit 4-like, translated as MTDVELSRSEKKKKKSKSKEETEALPDNAGLTQADGDYLIKPQSFTPSIDTSQWPILLKNYDRLNVRTGHYTPLPSGYSPLKRPLAEYIRYGVLNLDKPSNPSSHEVVAWIKRILRVEKTGHSGTLDPKVTGNLIVCIDRATRLVKSQQGAGKEYVCVARLHSDVPDVAKVARALETLTGAVFQRPPLISAVKRQLRIRTIYESKLLEYDADRHLVVFWISCEAGTYVRTMCVHLGLLLGVGGHMQELRRVRSGISGEKDNMVTMHDVMDAQWVYDNYRDESYLRRVIMPLEVLLTSYKRLVVKDSAVNAICYGAKLMIPGLLRFENDIEVGEEVVLMTTKGEAIALGIAEMTTAVMATCDHGVVAKIKRVVMDRDTYPRKWGLGPRASMKKKLIADGKLDKHGKPNEKTPAEWLRNVVLPTGGDSMVAGLAAAADPATPAAEITGSVAEVEKKKKKHKEGEEDGHKRKLDEIDGSPASHAAKKPKVLEGEGKDGEAAEEVIEVKSEKKEKKKKKDKVKDEAASEEVEKSEKKKKKKKDKDVDNGEAAAAAVGSDEEANKSEKKKEKKKKKNKDAKEEL; from the coding sequence ATGACTGATGTAGAGCTCTCTCGTtccgagaagaagaagaagaaaagcaagTCAAAGGAAGAGACTGAAGCTTTACCAGATAACGCCGGCCTGACTCAGGCTGACGGAGACTATCTCATCAAGCCGCAGAGCTTCACTCCCTCCATCGACACCTCCCAGTGGCCAATCCTTCTGAAGAACTACGACCGCCTCAATGTACGGACGGGACACTACACTCCTCTCCCCTCCGGCTACTCCCCGCTTAAACGGCCGCTTGCTGAGTATATAAGGTACGGTGTTCTCAACCTCGATAAGCCTTCGAATCCATCTTCCCATGAAGTTGTGGCCTGGATTAAGAGAATCCTCCGGGTGGAGAAAACGGGTCATAGCGGCACACTCGACCCGAAAGTCACCGGGAATTTGATTGTGTGTATTGATCGGGCCACCCGGCTCGTGAAATCTCAACAGGGGGCTGGGAAAGAGTATGTCTGTGTTGCTCGATTGCATTCTGATGTTCCTGATGTCGCGAAGGTGGCTCGGGCGCTTGAAACCCTGACCGGAGCAGTGTTTCAACGGCCGCCGCTTATTTCGGCTGTTAAAAGGCAGCTTAGGATTAGAACTATTTATGAGAGTAAGCTATTGGAGTATGACGCGGATAGGCATTTGGTTGTTTTCTGGATTTCATGTGAGGCAGGTACTTATGTGAGAACTATGTGTGTGCATCTAGGGTTGCTGTTGGGTGTGGGAGGGCATATGCAGGAGCTGAGGAGGGTTCGGTCTGGGATTTCGGGGGAGAAGGATAATATGGTGACGATGCATGATGTGATGGATGCACAATGGGTGTATGATAACTATAGGGATGAGAGTTATTTGAGGAGGGTGATTATGCCTCTTGAAGTGCTTCTTACTAGTTACAAGAGGTTGGTAGTGAAGGACTCTGCTGTGAATGCTATTTGTTACGGTGCAAAGCTGATGATTCCCGGGTTGTTGAGGTTCGAGAATGATATTGAGGTTGGAGAGGAGGTCGTGCTGATGACTACCAAGGGAGAGGCCATTGCATTGGGGATTGCGGAGATGACTACTGCCGTTATGGCGACCTGTGATCATGGAGTGGTTGCCAAGATTAAGAGGGTGGTGATGGATAGAGATACATATCCTAGGAAATGGGGATTGGGACCAAGGGCGTCcatgaagaagaaattgattGCTGACGGGAAGTTGGATAAGCATGGGAAACCAAACGAGAAAACCCCAGCTGAATGGCTGAGGAACGTTGTTCTGCCCACCGGAGGGGACTCTATGGTTGCTGGACTAGCTGCTGCTGCTGATCCTGCTACGCCAGCAGCTGAAATCACCGGGAGTGTTGCTGAGgttgagaagaaaaagaagaagcacaAGGAAGGTGAGGAGGATGGCCATAAGCGGAAATTGGATGAAATTGATGGAAGCCCTGCATCACATGCTGCTAAGAAACCCAAGGTCTTAGAAGGTGAAGGGAAAGATGGAGAGGCAGCTGAGGAGGTGATAGAAGTTAAGAGcgagaagaaagagaagaaaaagaagaaagacaAAGTAAAAGATGAGGCGGCATCAGAGGAAGTGGAGAAatcagagaaaaagaaaaagaagaagaaagacaaAGATGTTGACAATGGCgaggctgctgctgctgctgttggaAGCGATGAAGAAGCAAATAAAagtgagaaaaagaaagagaagaagaaaaagaagaataaagatGCCAAAGAGGAATTATAA
- the LOC116016311 gene encoding 18.2 kDa class I heat shock protein-like has product MSLIPSFFGGQRANVFDPLSLDLWDPFEGLFSSSPARETSAISAVRIDWKETPEAHIFKADLPGVKKEEVKVEVEDGRVLHISGERSKEKEDKNDKWHRIERSIGKFFRRFRLPENAKMDEVKAGMENGVLTVTVPKTEEKKPEVKAIDIVG; this is encoded by the coding sequence ATGTCTCTCATTCCTAGCTTCTTTGGTGGCCAGCGAGCCAACGTCTTTGATCCTCTATCTCTTGATCTCTGGGATCCCTTTGAAGGcctcttctcttcttctccggcgagggAAACCTCTGCAATCTCTGCCGTGAGGATTGACTGGAAAGAGACCCCGGAGGCTCACATTTTCAAAGCTGATCTTCCCGGGGTGAAAAAGGAGGAAGTGAAAGTTGAGGTGGAGGATGGGAGGGTTCTTCACATCAGCGGAGAGAGGAGCAAAGAGAAAGAGGATAAAAATGATAAGTGGCACCGCATTGAGCGCAGCATTGGGAAGTTCTTCCGGAGGTTCCGCCTGCCGGAAAATGCGAAGATGGATGAGGTGAAAGCCGGCATGGAAAATGGAGTGTTGACAGTCACCGTGCCCAAAACGGAGGAGAAGAAACCAGAGGTGAAGGCCATTGATATCGTTGGTTAA
- the LOC116016120 gene encoding sugar transport protein 6-like translates to NGWRVSLGIAAIPSIFLGLGSLIIVETPTSLIERGKNEEGLRALKKIRGVENVEKEYEHILRSTEMAKKIKTPFRNLMKRSSWPQLFCGTILQVFQQLTGINVIMFYAPVLFQTMGLGANASLLSAVITGLVNSLSTVGAILGSDYFGRRVLLIEGAIQMFVAQGVVGGILAAYLNATNMIPKFAAVIVLVFICVFVMGFAWSWGPLGWLIASEIYPLETRTAGFFFAVSTNMIFTFIVAQAFLTMLCTMKSAIFFMFASFVLVMGLFVVFLLPETKGIPIDEMNERVWKKHWLWKRCFDENDDASTSSIA, encoded by the coding sequence AATGGCTGGAGGGTATCTCTCGGTATAGCTGCAATTCCTTCCATTTTTCTAGGCTTGGGCTCTCTCATCATCGTCGAGACTCCTACCAGTCTGATCGAAAGAGGCAAGAATGAGGAGGGTTTGCGAGCTCTGAAGAAGATAAGGGGCGTGGAGAACGTTGAGAAAGAGTACGAGCACATTTTACGTTCCACTGAGATGGCTAAAAAGATCAAGACCCCATTCAGAAACCTAATGAAGCGTTCTAGCTGGCCTCAACTTTTCTGTGGCACCATTCTTCAGGTTTTTCAGCAGTTGACCGGCATCAACGTTATCATGTTCTACGCTCCTGTGTTGTTCCAAACAATGGGGTTAGGAGCGAATGCATCTCTGTTGTCTGCTGTCATCACTGGATTAGTTAATTCACTTTCCACAGTTGGGGCAATCTTGGGCTCTGATTATTTTGGGAGAAGAGTGTTACTGATTGAAGGTGCCATCCAAATGTTTGTAGCCCAGGGTGTGGTAGGGGGAATTCTTGCAGCATATCTCAATGCTACAAATATGATACCAAAGTTTGCAGCAGTAATTGTGTTGGTGTTTATTTGTGTGTTTGTGATGGGTTTCGCCTGGTCTTGGGGTCCATTGGGGTGGCTGATTGCCAGTGAAATATATCCACTGGAGACTAGGACAGCAGGATTTTTCTTTGCGGTTAGCACCAATATGATATTCACTTTTATTGTGGCACAAGCTTTTCTTACTATGCTTTGCACCATGAAATCCGCCATCTTCTTCATGTTTGCTTCCTTTGTTTTGGTTATGGGGCTGTTTGTTGTGTTCTTGCTGCCCGAAACCAAGGGGATCCCCATTGATGAGATGAACGAAAGAGTGTGGAAGAAACATTGGTTGTGGAAGAGATGTTTTGATGAAAATGACGATGCTAGCACTAGTTCAATCGCCTAA